TCGTGGCTTATGACTACGCTGCAGCCCGCGAACACATCCGCTCCCGACAGAGTGGCATGCTGGCAGCATTCAACGACGAGGCCGCCTTCATCGATGTCGCCTGTGAGCTGGCCAAGCACAGCCAATTGTTGAGCGACGTTCGGCAGCAGGCCGCCCTGTCAGTGGCGCATTTGAGCTGGGGGCAGGTTACGGCGGATTTCGAAACACATCTGATCAACGTCATTCAACAATGGGAGGCGCGTCATGAGCAGGTTTGATCACTCACTGGTCAGAATCGCAGATTGGGATCGTCGCCTGACCGAGCGGGCCAATCGGGCCAGCGCCTATCGCGGAGTACGCTGCTGTTTTTCGGTGATCAGCCGCCTGGGCGATGGCGTGTTCTGGTATAGCCTGATGGCCTTGCTGGTGTTGACAGAGGGTGCAGCGGCACTCAGGCCGGTATTGCACATGATCGTGGTGGGGCTGGCCTGCACCGCGCTCTATAAATGGCTCAAGGCATTGACCTCGCGGCCACGCCCGTATTGCCACAACGAACGGATCATGTTGTTCGTCGCCCCGCTGGATCAATACAGCTTCCCCTCTGGCCACACCCTGCATGCCGTCAGCTTTACCTTGTTGGCGGTGTATTACTACCCAGTGCTGGCCTGGGCGCTCATCCCTTTTGCGTGCTTGGTCGCCTTGTCCCGCTTGGTGCTTGGCTTGCACTACCCAAGTGATGTGTTGGCGGGCATGCTGATCGGTGCCTCGGTCGCCAGTCTGTCGATCAGCCTGCTGGGCTGACCTGACCTGACCTTGCCGGGTATATTGACTGGGCTCGGCGGTATTGCCTAAGTCATTGAATGGCATTGAATCAACCTGATGCACAGGCTATGCTGGAAATCTGATGATCAGGTATGAATTAACATGCGAATATATTCAATTATTATTCTGGCCGTATTGCTCAGCGCCTGTGGTAAACGGGATGAGCCCCCCGTGGCAATCTATCAGCATGAGCGTGAGCAGCTTGATAAAGCCAAGGCAATCGAGCAGACCTTTCAGAAAGCCGATCAGGATCAACGCAAGGCGATCGACGAAGCCAGTGGTGCCGAAAAACCATGAGCTGACCCGCCCCGGCCATCCATCATGGTATGGCCGAGGGGGCGGTCTGACCGGGGCTCGGTCATGTGATCATTCTGCAAACTGGCACCCGGCGCCTGGATGTGTCCGTCGTGGGTGTGGCCAACCTGAGCACAATGTCAGTGGCTGGTACCCGCTGAGCGGGTGATTTTGTTGTAGACGTTGTATTTGCCGACGGGTTTGCTCATGGGAATGCGTTTGATTTCCTTCCAGGTGGCCGCGTCAAACACGATCAACGCGCCATCTTGTTCCCACAGGCTGGCCAAAGCGTATTTGCCATCACGAGTGAATTCGATGTGGGCCAGGGTCTTGCCGGGCTCGGGGCGGACTGTCTTGACCACTTCCAGCGTGGCTTTGTCGATGATCTGCAGGGTGTCCTTGCCGGTGGGGCTCATCATGCTGTCCACCCAGACATAAGGCGTGTTCTCGTGGCTGCGCATGAAAAAACCCGGCCCCAGTGTGGGGATCTGCTTGATGGTCTGCCAGGTGCGCATGTCGATGACCGTGACTTGTCCATCTTTCAGATTGGGGGTGGCCAGGATGGGCTGGCCGTCTCTCAGCCAAGTGATGCCTGAGCCCAGATGCGGCATGCCAGCCAAATCCAGATCAGCGATCTTGCGGCGGATGTTGAGGTTGATGACTTGCCCCTTGCCATTTCGTGAGGCACCGATCAGGTGGGTGTAGGGCGGGTCGAAGAAGAAATCGTCGAGAATGTCATCCAGTGGGATGGTGATGGGGGTGAATTGACCGGGTTGAAAGACCGCCTCACCCAGTTGATGGTCATGCACCTGTCCCTTTGCCACGGGTGGCGCATCATCGGCATAGGGAATCTCCCAGGCCTCGGGTACATCTTTCAGCGCCACGATGAAGCTCTTGCGGGGGGCTGCATCATACACAGCCGAGACACGCGATATTTTTCCTTCCGCGCTCTGCGCGTCATACACCCGTAACAGGTTCAAATCCTGATCGAACAGCACGACCGATTGCGGCAGGTAATTGCCCGCCAGCACATAGCGGCCATCCGACGAGACGGCGATATTGCGGGTGTTGAGCCCCGCGCGGATTTCCGCAACGGTTTTGAGGTTCCAGATATCGAATTTGCTGATCCAGCCATCGCGCGAGGCAAAATAGACATAGCGGCCATCGGGGCTGAATTTGGGCCCGCCGTGCAAGGCGTAGCGTGTGGCAAAGCGATGGATAGGGGTGAGCTTGTCACCATCCAGAATGGTGGCGTGATGGTCGCCGCCTTCCACCACGACGAACAGGTTATGTGGGTCTGCCTTGAATACCGGCTTGTTCTTGAGCTGATCGGGGGCAGTGGTCTGCTGGCGTGACTGGCGAATCTGCTCGGCTGTCCAACCCGGCGTGTCGGCGGGCGGGGTATACAGATGATCGACCAGAGCCTGCAGCGCAGCGGGCTCCAGTGTGGTTCCAAAGCCGGGCATCTGGGTGGCGGGGCGACCATCGCGGATCGTCTTCAGTGCATCACTCCGCTTCAGGCGCTCCAGGCTTTGTGGCAACAGTGCTGGCCCCATGCCACCGGTGCGCTGCGCGCCGTGGCAGCTCAAGCAGTGTTGCTGATACAGCTCTGCCGCGTTGGGCATGGGCTCGGCCAAGACATGGCCAGTCATCAGGCCCGCCAACAGCGCGGCCCAGCGGATAAGGGTAGGATTCAGCATGTGGATACCCGTTTGATCGGAATATAGGGCGTGGTGGTGATGCGTTGGCTGGCGGCGGTGATGCCCAGCTCTTCATCCAACATGTAGCAGGCGGGATCTTCCTGCCAGGCGTCACCAGTGATCTGCCAAGCACGCACACGGGTGTTGCCACCACAGATATCGACATATCGACACTGCTGGCAACGGCCTTTCAATGGCCTGGGGTGTTGCTTGAGGCCTGCCATCAATGGGTCGCGGGTGTCCTGCCAGATGTCACCGAATCCACGATCCCGCACGTTGCCAAGCGGGTAGTCCCACCACATGGTGTCTGGGTGGACCACGCCCAGGTTGTCGATATTGGCGACATTGACCCCCGACGCGTTGCCACCCCATCTGGCCAGCTGATAGCGCATGGCTGCTTCATAGGCGGGGAAGCGCTCTCTTACCCACTGCAGCAGATACACGCCATCGGCATCGTTGTTGCCGGTGACAAATTCACGATGGCGACCCTGGCGGGCATCTTGCCAACAGGCTTCGAACAGCTGATCCATCGCCCAGCGGGTGGTGCGGTGCATCACATCATCGGCACGATGCTTGTTGCCGCGTCCGGCGTAATTCAGGTGCGAGAAGTAGAATTTGTCGATCTGCTCCTGATTCATCAAATCCAGTAAGAGCGGCAACTCCGCCGCGTTGTCCTGAGTCATGGTGAAGCGGATGCCGACCCGGATCTGCCGGGATTTGCAAAGCCGGATGCCCGCCAAAGAGGCATCGAATGCCCCGGCTTTGCGCCGGAAGCGGTCATGGGTGTCGCCCAGGCCATCCAGGCTGATACCGACATAGTCAAAACCCGTTGTGGCGATGTCATCGATGTTCTGATCGTTGATCAATGTGCCATTGGTGGATAGCCCGACATAAAAGCCCATAGCCTTGGCGCGGCGGGCAATCGGAAAGATGTCCGGATGAAGCAGCGGCTCGCCGCCCGATAGGATCAGCACCGGTACGCGGGCGGCTTTAAGGTCGTCCATCACCCGGTAGATCTCGTCGGTGCCAAGCTCGCCCTTGAAATGGGTGTCCGCCGAGATGGAATAGCAATGCTTACAGGTCAGATTGCAGCGGCGGATCAGATTCCAGATCACCACCGGCCCAGGCAAGGTCTGGCGCTTGGGTGGGGTAGTGGGCACCGCTGCGGGCTCGTCTGTTTGTTGAAGCTGGTGCAAGGCTTGCATGAACTGACTGATGCGGAACATGGCATTACTCCGGAAGGCGTAGGCCGGTTTTTTTGAGGATACGGGTGCTGTAGAGGGTATCGCTGCCTCGGCAGGCATCGCCCAGCACTGTGCGGATCACCGCAATCTGTTGGGTGGTTTCCTCACGGGTTTTACCGTGCACCATGGCAAATAGGTTGTAGGGCCAAGCCGGCAGGTGGCGTGGTCGTTGATAACAGTGGCTGACAAATGACAAGGCACCGATCTGTTGCCCAAGGACGTCGATCTGGCTGTCATCCACGTCCCACACGGTCATGCCATTGTGCCGATAGCCCAACCGATAGTGATTGGGCACGGCAGCAATACGGCGGATCAGGCCATGCTGCTGCATGGCCATCATGCGATCGATCACCTGCTGCTCGGTCAGGCCCAACTGCAGCGCCAGCGCGGCAAAAGGCTGTGAAACCAGTGGCAGGCCGGATTGCGTCAGCTGCACCAAGCGGTAATCGATCTCATCCATCACTTACTCTTTTCAAACCGCTGGGTGACATTGTCGAGCACTTCCAGAATCCGCTCGCTGGTGCTGACGACGTTTTGGGCGTTGCCGGCGTTGTGAGGCTGGGTCAGGGCCATATCCAGAAAGACCCATTGCTGGCTGGCCAGATCCAATTGTTGTTTGAGCGTGTTGCTCAGGTTTGGAGTGGCCGATAGCTGGGTCAGGTTTCGGTTGAACTCACCGCGCGCCTCTTGGATCACCTTGTCGCCATCAGCTTGGGTCACCCCCCAGAACTTCGCCAGATATTGTCTGGACAGCATCTGTGACAACATCCGTTGGCGGCCTGCCAGGTTGACGAATTTGCCACTGGGTTGGCCATAGGCGTCCTGCAGCGCCAGTGTGACCTCATTGGCTGTTGCCAACAGGCTGTCAGACTGGCTTTGCAGCTTTCTGGCCGTCACTTGGGTCACCGGGCCGCTGACCAGCTCGCGGAAGGCTTTCCACTGTTGTTCCTCTTTCTCGATGGCCGCGTCCACATTGGCTGGCAGGTCCGCTTGCTTCAAATCCGCCAATTGCTGCTCAAACGTCTTCATCGATTCATTCAGTACCTGCCGCCCTTGTTCCGGCAACACATTGGCCCCAAGCTGCAGATAGGCCTTGACGATGCGCTGCGACAACATGCGCTGGCGTCCGGCCTTATTGATCAGATCGGGGTAGGGGATTTCAGCGGCATAGGCGCTGGCCGAAACCAAAGCTGCCAATGCAAATATGAAAAAACGATGGGTAGTGCGTGCTTGTATCTTCATGGTTATGTTCCTCGCCCCGTCCAGGAAGCTGCTTGCAAAACGGCTGGGCGATCGCGATTCGGGGGCAGTGCTCGGAATCCTCATGTATTGCGCATCCACTTCGGTGCCTGAGCGCTGTCTTTCCCCAACTGACGGTCGCTCGCACATTCTGCAAACCGCTGCTATGCGGGGAGATAAAGGTTGACGAAGAACTCTTTCTCCTTGGGCATGGCCAGAACAGCAAGGCCGGTGGCGGTTTCAATCCGCTCTAGTGTTGTCTGGATGGCTTGTGGATCAGGGCAGGCGACCACAAACCACATATTCAGTTGATGTTGACGTTGGTAGTTATGCGCCACTTCGGGAAAGGCATTCACCAGACGGGCAACATCTTCGAACTGCTCCTCGGGTACTGACATGGCGGCCAAGCAAAAGCGGCCACCCATTTTCTCGATCTGGAACAGCGGCCCGAACCGGGTCAGCATGCCGGCATCCATGAGCGACACCAAGCGTTGCAACAAGGTGGCCTCGTCGATGCCCAGCTGCTCGGCTACCTGTCGATAGGGGCGGGGACAGATCGGCAGGCCGTGTTGCAGGGTGTTGATGATGGCCCGATCCAGTGTATCCAATACTGGCGTGTCATCCATAGTTGGCCCCGCATTGTTTGTAGCGTTGCGTGCTGAACAGTACCGCCTGTCGGTACGCGCCCAGCTGGAGCTGCCGGGTCAACAGCGCGATATTGGCCTCGACTGCTTGACGGTGCTTGCCGTGAATCATGCAGAACAAGTTATAAGACCAGTCCGGTAGCGATCGTTGCCGACGATAGCATAAGGTGATGCCAGCCTGGCCAGCCAGCTTGTGGCCAATCGCATCGACCTGCTCGTCCGGCACATCCCACACGACCATGGCATTGGCAGTGTAGCCCAGCTCGCGGTGCCGCAGAATCAAGCCCAGACGCCGAATGGCGCCCATATCACACCAACTGTTCAGTTGTTGCATCACCCAGGCCTCGGTCTGTTCGATACGATCGGCCAGCTCGGCAAATGGGCGACTGACCGGGGGCAGACCCTGTGCCAGCTGCTTCAGCAAGGTGCGTTGTTGGGGGGTTGGCTGTAGTCGCTGCGCGGGGACGTGTCTACGCGGGCAGCTGCCATCACGCAGGTCGAAACCGAGGTCGATGTGATAGTCGCTGACCAGGGGTAACGAGATGAGTGGTAAGCCGATGGTCTGCCGGATGCTGGCCAGTACCGCTTCGCGTTGCTGTTCGGTTGAGGTGGTGATCACAAACCACAGATTGAATGCGTGCTCACGAGCGTAGTTGTGGTTGACCTCGGCATAGGCCGATATCTTCTGCGCGATCTCTGGCAGA
This portion of the Chitinivorax tropicus genome encodes:
- a CDS encoding type IV pili methyl-accepting chemotaxis transducer N-terminal domain-containing protein encodes the protein MKIQARTTHRFFIFALAALVSASAYAAEIPYPDLINKAGRQRMLSQRIVKAYLQLGANVLPEQGRQVLNESMKTFEQQLADLKQADLPANVDAAIEKEEQQWKAFRELVSGPVTQVTARKLQSQSDSLLATANEVTLALQDAYGQPSGKFVNLAGRQRMLSQMLSRQYLAKFWGVTQADGDKVIQEARGEFNRNLTQLSATPNLSNTLKQQLDLASQQWVFLDMALTQPHNAGNAQNVVSTSERILEVLDNVTQRFEKSK
- the nirJ gene encoding heme d1 biosynthesis radical SAM protein NirJ, encoding MFRISQFMQALHQLQQTDEPAAVPTTPPKRQTLPGPVVIWNLIRRCNLTCKHCYSISADTHFKGELGTDEIYRVMDDLKAARVPVLILSGGEPLLHPDIFPIARRAKAMGFYVGLSTNGTLINDQNIDDIATTGFDYVGISLDGLGDTHDRFRRKAGAFDASLAGIRLCKSRQIRVGIRFTMTQDNAAELPLLLDLMNQEQIDKFYFSHLNYAGRGNKHRADDVMHRTTRWAMDQLFEACWQDARQGRHREFVTGNNDADGVYLLQWVRERFPAYEAAMRYQLARWGGNASGVNVANIDNLGVVHPDTMWWDYPLGNVRDRGFGDIWQDTRDPLMAGLKQHPRPLKGRCQQCRYVDICGGNTRVRAWQITGDAWQEDPACYMLDEELGITAASQRITTTPYIPIKRVSTC
- a CDS encoding phosphatase PAP2 family protein → MSRFDHSLVRIADWDRRLTERANRASAYRGVRCCFSVISRLGDGVFWYSLMALLVLTEGAAALRPVLHMIVVGLACTALYKWLKALTSRPRPYCHNERIMLFVAPLDQYSFPSGHTLHAVSFTLLAVYYYPVLAWALIPFACLVALSRLVLGLHYPSDVLAGMLIGASVASLSISLLG
- a CDS encoding AsnC family transcriptional regulator; this translates as MDEIDYRLVQLTQSGLPLVSQPFAALALQLGLTEQQVIDRMMAMQQHGLIRRIAAVPNHYRLGYRHNGMTVWDVDDSQIDVLGQQIGALSFVSHCYQRPRHLPAWPYNLFAMVHGKTREETTQQIAVIRTVLGDACRGSDTLYSTRILKKTGLRLPE
- a CDS encoding Lrp/AsnC family transcriptional regulator gives rise to the protein MDDTPVLDTLDRAIINTLQHGLPICPRPYRQVAEQLGIDEATLLQRLVSLMDAGMLTRFGPLFQIEKMGGRFCLAAMSVPEEQFEDVARLVNAFPEVAHNYQRQHQLNMWFVVACPDPQAIQTTLERIETATGLAVLAMPKEKEFFVNLYLPA
- a CDS encoding Lrp/AsnC family transcriptional regulator, with the protein product MGNPDRLSHLLAGHHPPTDHVAHLPQPEQAATQLHQQATTEQDWRYQLLNSYQRGLPVVPKPFLVIANELGVQESDVLDTLHGWLDQRVVSRVGAVFQPNTVGFSTLAALAVPPEDLPEIAQKISAYAEVNHNYAREHAFNLWFVITTSTEQQREAVLASIRQTIGLPLISLPLVSDYHIDLGFDLRDGSCPRRHVPAQRLQPTPQQRTLLKQLAQGLPPVSRPFAELADRIEQTEAWVMQQLNSWCDMGAIRRLGLILRHRELGYTANAMVVWDVPDEQVDAIGHKLAGQAGITLCYRRQRSLPDWSYNLFCMIHGKHRQAVEANIALLTRQLQLGAYRQAVLFSTQRYKQCGANYG
- a CDS encoding nitrite reductase, whose product is MLNPTLIRWAALLAGLMTGHVLAEPMPNAAELYQQHCLSCHGAQRTGGMGPALLPQSLERLKRSDALKTIRDGRPATQMPGFGTTLEPAALQALVDHLYTPPADTPGWTAEQIRQSRQQTTAPDQLKNKPVFKADPHNLFVVVEGGDHHATILDGDKLTPIHRFATRYALHGGPKFSPDGRYVYFASRDGWISKFDIWNLKTVAEIRAGLNTRNIAVSSDGRYVLAGNYLPQSVVLFDQDLNLLRVYDAQSAEGKISRVSAVYDAAPRKSFIVALKDVPEAWEIPYADDAPPVAKGQVHDHQLGEAVFQPGQFTPITIPLDDILDDFFFDPPYTHLIGASRNGKGQVINLNIRRKIADLDLAGMPHLGSGITWLRDGQPILATPNLKDGQVTVIDMRTWQTIKQIPTLGPGFFMRSHENTPYVWVDSMMSPTGKDTLQIIDKATLEVVKTVRPEPGKTLAHIEFTRDGKYALASLWEQDGALIVFDAATWKEIKRIPMSKPVGKYNVYNKITRSAGTSH